A window of Juglans regia cultivar Chandler chromosome 7, Walnut 2.0, whole genome shotgun sequence contains these coding sequences:
- the LOC109013821 gene encoding cell division control protein 45 homolog, giving the protein MVREQRIESFYAKLRESVAASSYSPLLIFPSTSDVDSLCALKIIFHVLESDSIRYACYPVSSFQEIHKYVGQSLSSSKEPVSILLINWGCHRDLRKILNLGPEAHVFVVDSHRPIHLHNLSDQNDRVVVLYTRDDEHQTDLAYDFDVSALASASDLNSDDEPDVESESEDENDSESEEEEDEGGSRKRRKVSEENKEDPLHVFRKLKREYYHMGTFHGKPSGCLMYDLSHSLRKNTNELLWLACVSLTDQFVHERLTDERYQAGVMELEQHINSSGNLEAVTSVTLKDGTKIQAPNASRIAYEDEPRLMLLQEWNLFDSMLCSSYIATKLKTWSDNGMKKLKLLLARMGFALVDCQQKFQYMNLEVKRKMKDEFGRFLPEYGLTDFYYRSFLRLHSYRSRVSAADVVYGVTALLESFVKSDGSCASKQFGVAYDALSLSNIDKLKAGMQHAIRIQRAILRQGSTSITKSGCIRSGRKFRWVKLEDSVDTKLLGYPQALTKFCYFLMDALREKGARMKPLLCACLSQEPNKVLIVGVCGKPRLGAVQGNAFGIAFRNAAEEIGVEFFHELFESSWIVLDAAAVNSFMVRLTEKL; this is encoded by the coding sequence ATGGTGAGGGAGCAAAGGATTGAGTCGTTTTATGCAAAACTTCGCGAATCTGTGGCGGCTTCTTCGTACTCTCCTCTGCTCATATTCCCATCCACCTCTGACGTGGATTCACTCTGTGCCCTCAAGATCATTTTCCATGTCCTCGAATCTGATTCCATTCGATACGCATGTTATCCTGTCTCATCGTTTCAGGAAATTCACAAATACGTTGGGCAGAGTTTGTCTTCTTCTAAAGAGCCCGTttcaattcttttaataaattggGGGTGCCATCGGGATTTAAGGAAAATCCTGAATTTAGGCCCAGAAGCTCATGTATTTGTGGTTGATAGTCACCGACCTATTCACTTGCACAATTTGAGTGATCAGAACGATAGGGTGGTTGTGCTTTATACGCGGGACGATGAGCACCAGACTGATTTGGCGTAtgattttgatgtttcggcTCTGGCAAGTGCGAGTGATTTGAATAGCGATGATGAGCCTGATGTGGAATCagagagtgaagatgagaaCGATAGTGAAAGcgaggaagaggaggatgagggtGGGTCAAGGAAGCGGAGGAAGGTTTCGGAAGAAAATAAGGAAGACCCACTTCATGTGTTCCGTAAACTGAAGAGGGAGTATTATCACATGGGTACTTTCCATGGAAAGCCGTCTGGGTGTTTGATGTATGATTTGTCACATTCTTTGAGGAAGAATACGAATGAGTTGCTTTGGTTGGCTTGTGTTTCATTAACTGATCAATTTGTTCATGAGAGGTTAACTGATGAGAGGTACCAAGCTGGGGTTATGGAGCTTGAACAGCATATCAACAGCTCTGGGAATTTGGAAGCAGTAACTTCGGTGACTCTCAAAGATGGGACAAAAATTCAAGCACCCAATGCGTCTAGAATTGCATATGAAGATGAACCGAGACTAATGCTATTACAGGAGTGGAATTTATTTGATTCAATGTTGTGCTCTTCGTATATTGCGACTAAATTGAAAACATGGAGCGATAATGGAATGAAAAAGCTCAAGCTTCTTCTAGCCCGGATGGGATTTGCTCTTGTGGATTGCCAACAGAAGTTTCAGTACATGAATCTCGAAGTAAAACGAAAGATGAAAGATGAGTTTGGTAGGTTTTTACCTGAGTACGGGCTTACCGATTTCTACTACCGGAGTTTCTTGCGGTTACATAGTTATCGCTCAAGGGTGTCAGCAGCAGATGTGGTGTATGGAGTTACCGCACTGCTTGAATCCTTTGTGAAATCAGATGGCTCTTGTGCTTCCAAGCAGTTTGGCGTAGCTTATGATGCTCTATCCTTGAGCAATATTGATAAGCTGAAAGCTGGAATGCAACATGCAATTAGGATACAGAGGGCAATTCTTAGACAAGGAAGCACATCAATAACTAAGAGTGGTTGTATAAGAAGTGGAAGAAAATTTCGGTGGGTAAAGCTGGAAGATTCGGTGGATACAAAACTACTGGGCTATCCCCAAGCTTTgactaaattttgttattttctgaTGGATGCTTTGCGAGAGAAGGGAGCAAGGATGAAACCTTTGCTCTGTGCTTGCTTGTCGCAAGAGCCTAACAAGGTATTGATTGTAGGAGTTTGTGGGAAGCCTCGACTTGGGGCAGTTCAAGGAAATGCATTTGGAATTGCATTTAGAAATGCAGCTGAGGAGATCGGAGTGGAATTTTTCCATGAGTTGTTTGAATCTTCATGGATTGTCCTGGATGCAGCTGCAGTTAATTCCTTTATGGTCAGGTTGACTGAAAAACTCTGA
- the LOC109013825 gene encoding uncharacterized protein LOC109013825 isoform X2, giving the protein MSSRAARGAPVRGYRRRKTVLDLDLNTAPPSDNRDLEGTSIQVEHNGIQGRSVLPAMIDVEAIDDDVVESSPRAFAQAKNNSRRNGGRAVVDVDQEERTRVAQNNRNKRRRDLPNQTIINCDLYINLESSSNSTDPNKLLLSERGNGTIVSACWYTIVYTPNNCLKI; this is encoded by the exons ATGAGTTCTCGGGCGGCCAGGGGGGCTCCTGTAAGAGGGTACCGTCGTCGGAAGACAGTACTGGACTTAGACCTCAACACTGCACCACCAAGTGACAATCGGGATCTGGAGGGGACTTCAATCCAGGTGGAGCATAATGGAATTCAAGGGCGGTCTGTGCTACCTGCTATGATTGATGTTGAGGCCATTGATGACGATGTTGTTGAATCCTCCCCGAGGGCTTTTGCTCAG GCCAAAAACAATTCGAGAAGGAATGGTGGAAGGGCTGTTGTGGATGTGGATCAAG AAGAAAGGACTAGGGTTGCCCAGAATAACCGTAACAAGCGAAGAAGAGATCTACCCAACCAAACAATTATTAATTGTGATTTATACATAAATTTGGAAAGCAGCAGTAACTCTACG GATCCAAACAAGCTGCTGCTGAGTGAAAGGGGAAATGGAACAATTGTTTCGGCTTGTTGGTACACAATTGTTTATACTCCTAACAATTGTCTGAAAATATGA
- the LOC109013825 gene encoding E3 ubiquitin-protein ligase RNF4 isoform X1: protein MSSRAARGAPVRGYRRRKTVLDLDLNTAPPSDNRDLEGTSIQVEHNGIQGRSVLPAMIDVEAIDDDVVESSPRAFAQAKNNSRRNGGRAVVDVDQEERTRVAQNNRNKRRRDLPNQTIINCDLYINLESSSNSTRESVTKLPSPPKEPTFTCPICMGPLVEEMSTRCGHIFCKTCIKTAMRTQSKCPTCRKHITAKELIRIFLPSTS, encoded by the exons ATGAGTTCTCGGGCGGCCAGGGGGGCTCCTGTAAGAGGGTACCGTCGTCGGAAGACAGTACTGGACTTAGACCTCAACACTGCACCACCAAGTGACAATCGGGATCTGGAGGGGACTTCAATCCAGGTGGAGCATAATGGAATTCAAGGGCGGTCTGTGCTACCTGCTATGATTGATGTTGAGGCCATTGATGACGATGTTGTTGAATCCTCCCCGAGGGCTTTTGCTCAG GCCAAAAACAATTCGAGAAGGAATGGTGGAAGGGCTGTTGTGGATGTGGATCAAG AAGAAAGGACTAGGGTTGCCCAGAATAACCGTAACAAGCGAAGAAGAGATCTACCCAACCAAACAATTATTAATTGTGATTTATACATAAATTTGGAAAGCAGCAGTAACTCTACG AGAGAGAGTGTGACAAAGCTGCCTTCACCACCAAAGGAGCCCACATTTACCTGTCCAATTTGTATGGGTCCATTAGTTGAAGAAATGTCTACGAGGTGTGGTCACATATTCTGTAAGACATGTATTAAGACTGCAATGCGTACACAGAGTAAATGCCCCACTTGTCGGAAACACATCACAGCCAAAGAACTCATTAGAATCTTTCTTCCTTCAACCAGTTAA